CGTCGAAAGCAGCCGCCGCGGTCAGCAGTTCGTCGACCTGGCGGGTTTCCTCGTCGTCGAGCGACTCCCGCCACCGGTAGCCGATCACGCGTCCGCCGTTTCCGCCAGCAGCCGCTTGAGCAGTCGCCGAAAAACCTGGTTGGCGACCTCGTTGCGGCCCAGCAGCATCGAGCCGGCGTCACGGCTGGCCATCCCGGCCTGCGAATCGCGCAGCACCGGGAAATCCTCCGCGTGCAGCACCGAAAGCAGGATCTGCCAGTTCTTCTCCCAGAGCTGTTCCCACCGCTCCGGCGGGAGACCCGCTTCCTCGGGCGAGGGCACGATCAGCCGCATCTCCATGACCGAATGCGTCGGCGACTCCGGGTGCGGACGGAAGGTCAGCAGCTGGAAGTGGTCCGGTTGCTTGAGCAGCGTGCTGTTCGGGCCGAGGAAGTGCGTCTCGGTGACGTCTTCGACGAGGCTGCGGTCGCCGGGGTCCTCCTCGAGCCAGCGGTCGATGCTCTTGCGCGGAGCGATGAACCTGCAGTGCCGGCCGAAATCCTCGAACACCATCACGTTGGTGTGGATGTACTTCGCGGCTGTGTTCGGATGGGCGTACTGAACGTGGTAGCCGTCGAGGAAGGCGTCCTGCATGATTTTCCAGTTGGTCGGCTCCTCGAAGCCTTCCTGCCGGACGCAGGCGAGCCGGTCCAGTCGGTAGCCCGCGAGGATGGCGTCCATCTCGGGCCCGAGCCAGCCCGCGACGTCGATCTCCGCGCCCGCCCGGTCGATCACCCAGACGAACCCGTGGCGCTCCTCGCACGGCAGCTCGACCAGCCCGGCTTCGGCGCGGTCGAGCTCGCCGAAGGTGTTGTCCCGGGTGACCGTGCGCAGCTTGCCGTCGATGTCGTAGGACCAGCGGTGATACGGGCAGGAGAACAGCCGGCGGCGTCCGCTTGCCTCGCATTCCAGCAGCGCGCCGCGGTGCCGGCACAGGTTGACCAGAGCCTTCACCCCGCCGTCGCGCTGACGCGCGATGATCACGTTGTTGCGCGGCATCCGCACCGTCTTGAAGTCGAACGCGTTCGGGATCTCCGACCCGTGCGCAACGATCGTCGGGACCCGGCCGAACACGAGATCGC
This sequence is a window from Amycolatopsis benzoatilytica AK 16/65. Protein-coding genes within it:
- a CDS encoding aromatic ring-hydroxylating oxygenase subunit alpha; amino-acid sequence: MDETGTDREARIRQALQHLKNDTTDQFDKVEPFEASEFTDPELAARERDLVFGRVPTIVAHGSEIPNAFDFKTVRMPRNNVIIARQRDGGVKALVNLCRHRGALLECEASGRRRLFSCPYHRWSYDIDGKLRTVTRDNTFGELDRAEAGLVELPCEERHGFVWVIDRAGAEIDVAGWLGPEMDAILAGYRLDRLACVRQEGFEEPTNWKIMQDAFLDGYHVQYAHPNTAAKYIHTNVMVFEDFGRHCRFIAPRKSIDRWLEEDPGDRSLVEDVTETHFLGPNSTLLKQPDHFQLLTFRPHPESPTHSVMEMRLIVPSPEEAGLPPERWEQLWEKNWQILLSVLHAEDFPVLRDSQAGMASRDAGSMLLGRNEVANQVFRRLLKRLLAETADA